Below is a genomic region from Cottoperca gobio chromosome 24, fCotGob3.1, whole genome shotgun sequence.
GTCATCTGTTAAAACACACCATGTATGCATTAAACTGATTATCAGAATGCATGTGAAATATGATTTGCAGATTgcatttacctttttattttatgtgcttCTCCTTACCTTCATCCAGTTCCATCAGACAGGAGCCGTCGGCTTTCCTCTTCCGAGTGAAAGATTGTGCAAAGCTAAGGTCAGATGAACCCCCATCACATGCAGACCGACGGGCAACTCTGACCATCTTACCTCCCCACGTGACCCTGCGTTTTGgaagcttaaaaaaaaacaggacaagAGCCATTATGACTATGGTACTGAAGAAAAGGGTGTACTACAGCGTCATTTTGAGTCATAGTTACATTTCGAACAGGAATCAGGTTTGAGCTGGTGACCATCAGTTTGGTCAGGTTTCTGATCCGGTCTTCTTGTTCTCTCTGGAGCTGATCCTTTTCTTGCAGCAGCTGGGAGAGAACCTTTTTCTCCATCGCTGTGGTCTGTGTGACTGAAGAAACCTGGAGGGAGATCATCCACAGGTCAGTGGGTAGAAAGTGCTGTTACAATGGGACTTGCAGTGATAGGCACATCGCAATAGAACATGacataagaaagaaaagggatCGGGGATGAGACTTGCCTCGTTAAGTCGACGTTTGAGGTCTACAATTTCATTGCGATACCTTTTGAGCAGAGCCCCATCATCAGACACCTCCGTCACATGAGGGTCgttcttcattttctttgcaGTGCTGGCAAActaatgaaataaacattttgagaaacatAATCTGCTTTGATTTCTCAGTCTGATGTTGGCTCCAACAGTCCATGTTTTAAATTCTCATAACTGCACTTTCTGGACAGACATCCACCTGCAAAGCTGCAGTGTTTTATCTTGCGTAAATGTACAGGGGGAAAGGAGCTAACCATATTAAATGTGCCACACCATTTAGTATCACAAATCTAACAATTGAATATTTAAGTGAATATTTAGGCACTGTAGAGGTTTAGGTGTACAGGACAGAACTCTGCATATTTCACCAACCTGCAGAGTGCTGAGGGTCTCATCTAGAGTGACAGGAGTGATGGTGCAGATTATGACCGTTTTAGCGTTTCCACCCAAGGAGTTCTGCAGGATGCGGGTTAGCttactgtctctgtagttaatgaaGCCCCTAAAGAGAGAAGATGTGTTTAGTGTCAGAACCTTTGAATTAATGTTCAACACATAAAAAGGAGCtcttaataaacattttaaaaggcgtttttaatgtaaacattaattgTATACTCCCAAATGATGGAACTGGAGCTATATAAATAACTAaacattaacaaataaatattatagtattatacgtgtgtgtgtgtgtgtgtgtgtgtgtgtctggccaGTGGACATATATCTGGAGCAGTGAGACTCTGCTCAGAAAGAACATTTCCACACTGATCAACAATGATGATatcctacaacacacacacagctattgGATTGAATGTATGAACAGTAGAAATGATAACTGATCAGTTATGTTTACAGGAGCGGTAACGTCATTGCAAGTTTACTCACTTCTGGCTTTCATCTGTCAGTTTCTTCATCACTTGGCCGAGTGTAAACAGGCTGCGATTGATATTGCAACCTTCTTTGAAATGTGTGCCTAGGATATCAAAACAGATGGATTACTGGTAACTCGGCACACTGCATTGTAGAATCAGTAACTCTAACATAGCATCAGGGCGAGTTGCCTTTCATGCAGCTTCAATCAGTAATCTAAAATTATCTGTGGCTTTAACACCACCTTACCTTCTGCTCCTGTTTGACTTGCTCTCTCAGATCCAGCTAGATCAACTAAATTCTAGAAGATGACGCAAAATTGCTAGTGAACAAATAATGATCAAATGCAAACAATGATACAGACAATAAGAAAGACAGCAAAGgtaacagaaacaaagaaaacaagccAATAAAAGAGCGAGCTCACCAAATGAGACACAATAATGGCTCCATCAGCATTTTCACCGGATGGGTCGGTCCTTTCTCGGCTTTCCAGGATCTAAGAAGAACTTAATCATGAACAATCCAGATTTCCCCAGAAAGCTACATGTTCCTGTAAGTTGTGGTGTTGCTTACCATTCGGAAATTGGTGTGCGAGCGGCTGCTCCGCTCattcttttttgtctttccaTAGTGACGGTTCTCTACAGAGGCAGAGTGCAGAAAACACATGGTTGTTAAACAGTCTGCCTGAACATCCTGGAGGCAGCATTCTCATGTCCAGTCATCTCAGATCTCACCTTCTCCTTTCCGAACCCAGGCCAGGGCTTGTGCAGGAGACGTGACCACTTCCTCCGTCAGGTCAGATACATAGATGtttttctgcatgtttttcaAGACACAATCATAAAGATCatgtgaaataagaaaaaacatattttcagagTTTCTGGCATTCAGTGTTCCTAGACTTTGAAGAATGTTATAAAAGAGCTTAGGCCCAGTAGAATAACTTAAATGACCTCAATAAAAAAGGGTATTTCAGTGATTTTGTCTACAAATGTCGTTGTGGATTGTTTTAGTTTGCCGGCAAGTTGCGGCCAGAAAATAcctgcagccaatcagcaaACAGAGTCGTATAATGTCTCCGCaggatttttttattaatgcagCGAGATGACCTTCTCTGCTGCCTGGTGTTTTCAGCGTAACAGTAAGAAGGCTGCATTTGTTATTAGAATGTGTTCGAAACATGATGAACATTACGCAACACCCATTCATTTATTTGCATGTTGTGAACATTAACCAGGCCGCCACTAAAAACTATTTCTGCCTTCTTACGCAACCAAAGGTGATTACAGATCTACATTGATTGAGATTTTGTTCATTCTAATATGCGTTACATGCCACTGTTGAAAACTAGACCTAAAAAGACTTGATAAGGGATTCAGATTTGATAAAACAGACACTGCACTAGTCCGCTTACATCGATTGTCTCTCTGACTTCCAGGGGTTTTCTCTTCCAGCTATCAACGAGCAGATCACTCACAGTTTCGTTGTAGATTTCCATGTAAGAAACTCTAAGAAGGAACTCCTTCTTTGGAAACTTTGGGGCAAAAGACAAGTCATCGGTTAGAAAAAACAGTGATGACTAAAATAAAACTGTGCCGCATTtcaaacatgcaatacaatgcATACATTTTTGATGGTATGGAAGACGTCCTCCACAGCCAGAGGTATCACTCCAGGAGTACGGTCACTCCCCATCATGGTGAAAGTCTTTCCGGAAGAAGTCTGTCCATAAGCAAATATGGTTCCTGTGGATCAAACACAGAATAGATgtatacacaaaataaacactatGCAGCTACTGCAAGTGTTTGGTGCAACATAAGACAGGTCTCACTGTATTCCGTTTCCATTACATACCATTGTATCCCTCAACAGTGGAAACAACAAGAGGTTTAGCAATGACCTGGTACAGCTGATTGGTTGTTTCTTCTTCAGCGAACACTCGGTCTGTGAACAACAGAGGAGGAACGCAGATTGCTGTTAAGACTCTGTGCTAAATATCGCAAATGAGCCACACAATCCAGTAAACCTACTTCTTAAATCCTATACATGCTGCAAAACATACCATAAATAAAGCTCTTAATGAGTTTCCCCTCATTGATCTGATTAAGGGAATTAGCCTCGGCTTTCCAAAACTGGACGGGCTCTGCATTGTCTGATGCAGCACTGTCTTCTCTGTAACAAGGACATACAATGAAGACAAATatggaaacattaaaagacTTTGTCGACAACAATCAAGAGATACGATTTAGTGTTGCTCCGTGAGAATTCAATTGTGGCTAAATTGCTAAAACGCCTCTGAAGATTTGATGACGTTTGGAAGCTCAGCTAAAGCAAAATGTGATATTTGGAGGAGTAATTATTAGATCATGAAAAGTCTATGTCAAAAACATCAcagatcattttatttattgtttattttgtgaaaatataatccccgtatatactgtatatcagcgCACTAGGAACATACTCCGATGTTTACTCCGTACATTTGccaaatcaattatttattccTCATCTCTGAATGTTTTCTCTTGAAAGACCTAAACATAGGGAGGGCATCTGCAATGCGTGTTACATCGACTTTGGCCGGACTGAAAAACCTCAACAGCTTTTGCACGGATTGCCATACAATCTGGTACAGCCATACCTGTTCCCCACAGGATGAACAGTAATAACTGTGTTGGCCTTTTGGCTTTTCCAAGAAGCTAATGCAATCTTCAAGTAAAcatttcacttcatttattCTCTTAGTCTTGAGTCATTGAAACACGTATAAAATGATTATACAATACAAGTGAATCAATACAAAGTATAAAGAAAGCCTTTGAATTCATAGAGAAATAGCTAAATATAGCTGGGTGGTAGTGATACGCCTTTCAAATACAACAcctgaaggttgtgagttcaataccagggctgccaccattgtaccccctGAGTTGGCAAACCACTTTTTCTAAAGCATTTGGACTGAAACCAAATATTTgctttggctttttttttttttttttgctgtaaatGTGCTTTTATGGATATAAAATGTAGCATTCAAATTAGACATGTATTTagttgttttacattaaaacaaaaaaaaatcccaatTATTCTTGTAACTGTAAATGCAGacaatacaggactgtctcagaaaattagaatattgtgataaagttctttattttctgtaatgcaattaaaaaaacaaaaatgtcatgcattctggattcattacaaatcaactgaaatattgcaagccttttattattttaatattgctgattatggcttacagcttaagaaaactcaaaaatcctatctcaaaaaattagaatagttcctcagaccaagtaaaaaaaaaagatttataacagcaaaacaaaatcaaacatttgaaaatgtccattaatgcactcagtacttggttgggaatcctttagcacggattactgcatcaatgcggcgtggcatggaggcaatcagcctgtggcattgctgaggtgttatggatgcccaggatgcttcaatagcggcctttagctcattagcattgttgggtctggtgtctttcagcttcttcttcacaatagggttagggttagggttagggtttagggttagggttttatAAATCGATAACTCCCCCCGCTTCGTCCACCGACTGGGCGGTTTGACTAGGGAATTAAAGGCAGTGCACTGGCCGTCGAATGTTAATCTGCAGCCTCCGTTCCAATATCTTACGCCTGTTAGTTCCTGTCATATAGTTAGTATTCTTTCTGGGTTTACTCTGTGACATTATTCTTCTCTTTAACTTCTTATCGTTATTATTTACGTCTTAAGTTGTAAAGGATGGTGCTAATATTCAATTTGATTACCAGTCCGTACCTTATAGGTAGACACTAAACAACAGAGAGAACTCTTTGTAGCAGCCAAGCTGACCACAGTACGTGCTCACCAAAAGGGATAGGATTATGGTTACGTCATTTGATTTTTGTGTCATGAAGTTTGTCCTGAATGGGCTTTGAACAGTGACATCGAATATTTATTAGCGTTTTGATGTTCGGTTACCCGCCAGTACCCACAAAGTTAAACGCCTGCAGCAGAGTGATCTTCGCGGCAGCCAAGCTGACCACGGCAGGTGCTTCCGCAGGTTAAAGGACAAGGTCATACCGTTGAGTTATTTGTCATATACGGTCCCTTAttgggtttatttatttaacattgtaTTCTCCTAAAAGGTTGATAACATTTTGTACACAAGTGTGTCACGATCGTTGTGATggaggttttttcttttttcatttctgaaGTTGTAATCCTTTTTGTAGTTCTATGTCTGAAATGACTTTAGTAACGAGGTTGAttataatattgttttcttttttttgagaTGTATCATTATTGATTAAGAGAATGAAGATAGTATTCCTTAATGTTGTTTCATTTGTGAAGTTGTATTCTTTCAGGGGATCATTTTGAAGATTATGTACCGATCGCTGTCCAAGGTGCTAATCCAGGGACAGCAGAGGTGTCATTAAAGgagattttctttcaatctttgAAGTTGTATTCTGTAGTTTCATTTCTGAAATTGAGAGAATGAGAGGTTGAGGATCATATTCATTATTGGATATTTCATTTCTGAGATTGTATGAAGTTGTATTCTTTCAGGGGATCATTTTGAAGACTATGTTCCGCTCGCTGTCCAAGGTGCTGATCCAGGGATAGCAGAGATGTCATTAAGGAGATCTACTTTTAATCTTTGAAGTTGTATTCTGTAGTTTTATTTCTGAAATTGAGAGATTGAGGATCATATTCATTATTGGATGTTTCATTTCTGATATTGTATTTTGGTATTATAcaacatatattaaaaatatacatcATATAACTTTTATGTGGATTTTGTTTTGTGGGTACACTTCTTCAGTTATGGACCacagagggttagggttagggttagggttagggttagggttaggatagGGTTGTGGGTAAGGGATACatggatgtgttttgtttgcacgGGCCTACCGATCTGTGGATGGGTGTTGCAAATGTATGAGAGTGTAAAGTGAATACTTACCAGGGGGGGATCATGGGCACCAAGCAGAGTACTTAAGgtatgtgttatgtgttagTATTTAGAGTCTACAATTGGAGATGTGTGCACCAAGATTCAAAAATGAGTTTAGCAGTGTTTGTGGTCCAAGTAGTGTTGTCAGTATCAGtgaaaaatgtgtctgctggaatTAGTGGTAGGatgttgtgggtttttttcaatgtgttgtttatgactGTAAGATTTAGCTGTTGTGTTTGGGTGAGGTGCGGTGAAAAGTTGAGCAGAGGGAAGTGTGTGGAGGCATGGGGAAAGGCAATGGCAGCATATCTGAAAAGTGACTTGATTTGTTTTGTAGTCGTCTGCTTGGGGTCCTGATCCCGATTGTTGATCCcgatggagaaaacaacaatcttGACAGTCAAATTAggcttgcatttctttattaattcaAGCAGATGATATACTTTAGCCCCTGGGTAGCCGTCCAGCTGGATGAGGGGGTTGTTATGGGGAGGGATTCTGGAGATGTTGGAATCCCCCAGTATCAGGACTGGCTTGGCGGCTTTGATGAGCCAGTCCTGCACTCTCCGGTGGGGTCTGGTGATGTGACAGGTGGGTGTGAAGGGGGCTGGAAGGGAGGGAGTGGGTGatggctgaaaaaaaggatggttagggagggaaggagggggaggaaggggagagggagggagaaggagaggggtgCGTGGGTAGGGGGTCCTGGGGAAGCTGAAGTCCAGGACTGCAGGTGTACTGGTCCCCAGAGAAGGCCCGCCAAGCAGCA
It encodes:
- the LOC115003979 gene encoding centromere-associated protein E-like, producing MDPEGQTAYTANHTEPSCDQSGGAVLLGGPSLGTTPFTPTCHITRPHRRVQDWLIKAAKPVLILGDSNISRIPPHNNPLIQLDGYPGAKHRVLTAICVPPLLFTDRVFAEEETTNQLYQVIAKPLVVSTVEGYNGTIFAYGQTSSGKTFTMMGSDRTPGVIPLAVEDVFHTIKNFPKKEFLLRVSYMEIYNETVSDLLVDSWKRKPLEVRETIDKNIYVSDLTEEVVTSPAQALAWVRKGEENRHYGKTKKNERSSRSHTNFRMILESRERTDPSGENADGAIIVSHLNLVDLAGSERASQTGAEGTHFKEGCNINRSLFTLGQVMKKLTDESQKGFINYRDSKLTRILQNSLGGNAKTVIICTITPVTLDETLSTLQFASTAKKMKNDPHVTEVSDDGALLKRYRNEIVDLKRRLNEVSSVTQTTAMEKKVLSQLLQEKDQLQREQEDRIRNLTKLMVTSSNLIPVRNLPKRRVTWGGKMVRVARRSACDGGSSDLSFAQSFTRKRKADGSCLMELDEDDEDFDSRWETPDEPSDEMDMSRSSVTVRSFEDSPKDFVSRDRMCELSGKVSNLELQLEMEAQQKQEAADKIQATEQRAAELEQKLEMAVQQKQEAVEKKTNEFAETIQLCETLATEKDVVLAERDYLKQELGMFIEQIECLEKEKAALSQEKRETDEFLSLEIKFMKEYENELQNEITDLKKTIEGSELQCRELQNKLEKLTDELKKKTEFAEDLQSMSGKDLVQEVVSLRRSLDDAEGLSRDAKKDWAVLRSQNMAVEEMNVSEIITQHFECRKIYLAVKKVV